From Antricoccus suffuscus:
GGCGGTCATACGTGGTGGGTGCGAGCGCCCGCACGACGATCGGGCCGCGCAACCAGCGCGGCGTGACGACCTGGCCGCGCTCGCGTTCCACGGCACGCACAGTGGCCTTGGCGACCCGCATGGGAGGGATCGGGCGCGGCACGCGCCGCTGGTAGGGCACGCCTCGGTTCCGGAAGAACTCCGTGTCGACCACCCCGGGCAGTACGGTCGTGACACCGACGCCACTTCCGGCGATCTCGCCGCGGAGACTGTCGGCGAAGAGCGTGAGCCCGCCCTTGCTCGCGGAATACGCCGACTCCATAGGCACGCCAAGAGCACCGGCAATCGAGCTGACGAAGACGAGGTGCCCGTGACGTCGCCGGATCATCGTAGGCAACAACATTCGCGTCAGCCGCATCGGCGCGAGGAGGTTGACCGCGAGCAGACGCTCGACCGCATCGTCGGCATGTGCGCTCGCGTGCGCGGCCATCCCGATGCCAGCTGCAAAGACAATCAGATCGGGCACTTCGCCAGCCAGCAAGCGGTTCCCGAGCGTGCAGAGCTCTTCGGCCGACGCGAGGTCTGCGACGACGTACTGGCCATTGACCCGGGCGGACAACGCTTCCAGGCGATGCTCGTCGCGACCTGTCAGCACCAGGTCACATCCGCGACGTGCCAGCAACCGGGCCGTCGCGTAGCCGATGCCAGACGACGCACCGGTGATGACGACGCGGCTTCCTGTCACCCGCATGACTCTGCCTCCTTTGGCGGAGCGGCGACCTCCGCACGCTCGCGTATCTGGTCCGCGATGTGCTGCGACCGTCGGGTCAGTACGGCGACGCCGACAGCCATGAGCATGAGCGCGAATATCTCTATGACGGTGCTAGCCGGGCCGCCCCCGAGTGACTCGCCAAGCCAGGCGACGCCGGCGCCGATGGCCACGATCGGATCGCCAACGGTGATCGTGGCGACCGCCACGGCGCCGAGAGATCCGACCTGAAATGCGTTTTGATTGAGCAGAAAGCCCGCCGGCGCGACGACGATGACGGCGTATAACTGCCAGTGCGTAAACAAAGTAGACCAGCTGACCGTAGCCAACAGGCTCCGAATGAGCGCCGCTGTGACGCCGTAGAACACCGCGGTTGCCACTGCGAACGGCAACGCTCGGACCTCGTCTGATAGCCGGGACGCGATCGCAAGGCAGACGAGTACGACGACGACAAGCGCCAGCCCGAGAGGGAGGGCTGCCGAGCCGTGGAACTGCGCGGTACCTTCGGATGGTCGGGCGACGAGCAGAAAAACACTCAGCCCTACCAGCGCCATGAGTGCGCCGAGTACTAGTCCGTTGTCGATGCGATGGTGCCGTGCCAGCGCCGCGAACCCTAGGTAGAAAAGGACGCCGGTCACCAACAGCGGCTGGACGACTGACAGTGGCGCGAACCGGAGAGCGAGCACTTGTAGGCCAAAGCCGGCACCGCTGAGCACAATGCTCCACTGGAACTGCTTGAACCGCAGTAGGTCGAGCAACAGTCCCGGCCGCAGCGCGCGCCGATCGGTCGTCTTCCGTGCGGCCCCGTGTTGCAGGTAGCCGGCCAACCCAAACGCCGCCGCAGCCGCGATTGCGGCCGGTACGCCGATGGCGAGATCGGTGATCTCCACCGTCAGCCAGCCGATCTCTGCGCGTCGGCGATCGCTGCCTCAAGAGCGCGCTTCGCCGAGTCAGGCGCTATTTCAAGCGTGCGGTCTAGCAGCAGTGCCACCCCGGTCACCTGATCCGCGACGATGGCGCCGATCGTGACCGGCACACCGTCCGTCAGAGGCACGACCGGGTAGGTGGCCGCGACTCGCGCTCCGGCACACCACCTAGGCCCGGGCCAAGCGGGCATGAACGACACGATCGTGCTCAGGAACCGGCGGTTGTAGACGGTCCTGGCAAACAACCGATGCACTGGTTGGCCGAGGTGACCGGCGACGCGCATCACCGCTTCGGCACCCTGCGGTTCGCCGCGCCGGATGCGGTCACGCAACTGCGCCTGGACCGCCGCGATCCGTTGCCCGGTAGGCATCGCGTCGATCGGCAGGTCGATCGTCACCGTCCCGGTCCAGTTGCCGAAAAGGCGGTCGAGCTTGGGCAGCCGCATGGCGATCGGCACCATCGCGCGCAGCGGCTTCGTATCGTCTACCAGCTCCCGCTCGCGCAGCACACGACCAAGTGCATCGGCCGCGATGCCGACGATCGCCTCTTGCGAGCTCGCTCCGTGCGCGCGTGCCACGCGACGCAGATCCGCAGCCGGGAACGCAACGCGCACGAGAGTCCGACCTGCGCCGGTCGGCAGCGCGTTGAGCGGGTGTCGCGGCGGTCGGCCTCGGGTCGCAAGGCTCCAGATGCCGCGCACGAGCAGCCGGGCACCACCCTGGCCGGACTTGCCCGCCGCACGTGCCGGCCGGCGTTCGCGTAGCGGATCGTCGGGATCGGCATCGAGCAGCCTGTCCAGGAGTCCGAGTGCCGAGATCCCGTCACCCTGACAGTGATGCTCCTGGACCGCCAGGACGCTGCGGCCGTCGGACTGTCCGTGGAACAGGCGCATCCGCCACGCCGGGCGGTCATCGGGCAGTGGTGTGGACCAAAACTCTCCGATAGCGTCGGCCATCTCGGCATCACTGACCGCAGCGGACATGACGAGTTCGTCGATATGCTGCGCGACGTCGACGCGATCGGCGCGCCGCCATCCCGGTCGCGGATCGCGCACCAGCAACCGGCGTAGCGGCGGGAGACTGACCCGGGCAGCCATCGCGCGCCGTACCTCCTCCAGCGTCGGCGACTGTCCCGTGGGGAGCGGGTCGAGTTCGAGTACGGCGCCGAGCACCTGATCGGTGCCGCTGTTCCCGGCGTACGCGAAGAACGCGTCCGACGGTCGCATGGGCCAAGGTCGACGCGACGTCGGTTGTTGGGTGGCGGCTTGGTGGGCAGCGGGTGCGGCGATCGCGTCGAGCGTTTCGTCGAGTGAGTGGGTCTCGACGTGCACGCTTGCCTTGAGGCGCAGGTCATCGAGCCGGTAGGGGTGGCTGAGAACGGATCGCACGTACGCCGTCAGTTGTTGCTGAGTGATGACCAGGTCGGCCAGGCCTGCGACCACCATGAGCTCGGCGTTGGCGATGCCGTGCGCCGCGATGGGGGAATACATCAGGACTGGTACGCCGGTCGCGAGTGCTTCGAGGGCGGTCGCGCCGCCGGCGTTGGTGATGACGAGGTCGGCGGCCTGATAGACCGGTGGCATGTCCTCGACCCAGCCAAGGGCGAGGAGGCGCTCGGCGGGAAGAGCGAGGTCTTGCAGCACGGCGAGGGTCGGCTCGTTGCGCCCGCAGAGCGCGATCACCTGTACCTCAAGCGAAGCGTCGAGGACTGCTCGGACCGTCTCGGTGGTGTCGCCGAACGCGAGGCTGCCGCACGCGACAACCACGACGAATGCGTCCGGCCGCGCACCAATCGCGGCCCGGGCAGTCGTCGCCTCTCCCGGGTGAAACGCGGCGGTAACCGGTGGCGCACAGACGGCTGCGGAGGATCCGGGCTCGGCGGCACGTGCCACCGCCTCGGCGCCCTCATGCATCACGAAGTTGGCGTCCAGCTCGTGGTAGGCCCAGAACGGGTGTGGGGCGAAGTCGGAGACGTACGCCGCGGCCGGGACGGTCAGCGCGCGATGCCGTCGCAGCCAGGCGACTCCGGCGCTGCCAAAGGGATAGGTCGAGATGATCAGGTCCGGGTCGAACTCGTTGATCGGGCCGATCAGCCGGCGCCCGGCCCAGCTGCCGGTGAACCGCTTCGACGCGTGCGCAAACCAGCGATGCCGCCACAGCGAAGCGTAGAAGAACTCGTAGAGCCACGGCGTTGTCTCGACATTGGATACGTAGATCCTGCGAAACAGTCGGCCGATGCCACGGCCCATCACATCGAGAGTGTCGAGCCGCTTGATCTCGCTGCCGCGCCACCGCCGTCGTACGGCTTCTTCGATCGCATCGGCGGTTGCATTGTGTCCACCGCCGATATCGGCGGACAGGACCAGGACACGGCGTGGGTTATGAGGTGGTGATGCGGTTGGGTCGGCGTACGACGTACGTGATTGGCGGGCCCCCTGGTTGGATGTGGCGGCTCGATCCGCTGTTGACGCGTCGTGCGGTGCATCGACCAATCCGCGGGCTCCCATTTCTTACGCGGGAACGTCTTTACTTCATATTACGACCGGACGTGGTCGAAGAGCTCCGTGGACAGATACCGTTCGCCGGTGTCCGCGAGGATGCCGACGATCGTCTTGCTCTTCAACTCGGGACGCTGACCGAGTCGACGCATGGCTTCCAATACGGCCCCGGACGAGATACCTACCATCAAGCCCTCGACTCGCATCGCCTCACGCGCGACCTCGATTGCCGTGTCCTCGGGGATCCGGACAACTTCGTCGATCAGTTCCATGTCCGTGGTCGGCGGTACGCCGTTGCCGCCGGTGATGCCCTGGATTTTGTGCGGCTGCCATTCGCCACCGTTGAGCACGGGCGCCTCGTCGGGTTCGACGCCGATGACCTTTACGTCAGGGTTCTTGGTGCGCAGGAAACGGCCCGTTCCCGATAGGCTGCCGCCGGTGCCGGTAGCGGCGACGATGACGTCGACCTTGCCGTCGGTGTCGGCCCAGATTTCCGGCCCGGTCGTTGCCTCGTGGATCGCCGGATTGGCGGGGTTGCCGCCCTGGCCCGAGAGGAACGCGGTCGGATCGGCTTCGATGATCTCGCCCGCTCGTTGGTTGGCGCCGGCCATACCGTCGGCGCCCGGCGTGAATTCGACCTCGGCGCCTAGCGCGCGCAGCAGGAGAAGCCGCTCGTTCGACATATCGTCCGGCAGGACCAGCACGACGCGATAGCCGAGGGCGGCGCCGATCCAGGCGAGTGCGATGCCGGTGTTGCCAGAGGTCGCCTCGACGATCGTGCCGCCCGGCTTAAGCCGCCCGTCGGCCTCGGCCGCGCGCACGATCGACAGACCGGTTCGGTCTTTGATACTCGACAGCGGGTTGTAGAACTCGAGCTTGGCCAGCAGTCGCGCCGGGTTCTCTGGTGCGAGCCGATTGAGCGCGAGTAGGGGAGTACGACCGACGACCTCGGTCAGGCTTTCGTATACAGGCATGGGCAACCCCCGGGTCAGATAGTTGATACTGCAACTGTATCGCCGAGTATTAGCTAGTGCGTGACGTGGCTGCGGCCGGGTCTCTGTCGCTGCTTGAGCGGCGCGGAATTTGCGGTTACCTGTGGAAACTCTCGATTTTTCGCTCGAAGTCGCATAGTTTGGTTTGTGTTAAGCGGCGAGGGTGTGGATAGCGACTTTTGGAAATCTTGGTTTACGCCTATCGTGCTGCCAACTCATCTGGCGAGGCGGTCGCATGGCATTTCAGACAGTCGACGAGCTGGTCGACTCAGAGGTACGTGAGCTCATCCGGCGGCGGGGCGTCGACCCGCTGACCGAGCCGGTGCGCGTGCGCGAGCTCATCGATGAGGTCCTGAGCGACTATGCCGACCGCGCCTTGAGCTCGCCGTTGCCGCCGCTTGCAGATCCACTGTCGCTCGCCAAGCGGGTGCACGACGGAGTCGCCGGATTCGGTCCATTGCAGGTGCTGCTGGATGACCCCGAAGTAGAAGAGGTTTGGATCAACCAGCCCAACCGAGTGTTCGCTGCGCGTCGGGGCGTCAGTGAGCTGACCACCGTCGTGCTCACACAGCCGCAGCTTGAGCAACTGGTCGAACGGATGCTGCGCACCTCCGGACGCAGGCTCGATCTTTCCGCGCCGTTCGTAGATGCGCTGATGCCGGACGGCAGCCGGTTGCATGTCGTCATCCCAGACGTGACGCGGCGCCATATGGCAGTCAACATACGCAAGTTCGTGGTCAGGGCGCATCACCTGAGGGAACTCGTTGCTCTTGGCACGATGACCCGGCAGGCGGCAGCGTTTCTCGAGGCGGCCATGGTCGCGGGACTCAACGTGATAGTCGCCGGCGGAACTCAAGCCGGAAAAACGACACTCTTGAACTGTCTTTGTGCGTCGATTCCAGCCCGCGAGCGGGTAATCACCGTCGAGGAAGTGTTCGAACTGCGCATCCCGCTGCCGGACGTCATCTCGATGCAAACCCGTCAGGCAAGCCTCGAGGGCACCGGTGAGATCTCCTTACGCCGGCTCGTAAAGGAGGCGCTCCGGATGCGGCCATCACGCATCATCGTGGGCGAGGTGCGTCAGGATGAAGCGCTCGACATGCTCATCGCTTTAAATAGCGGCGTTCCAGGCGCCGGATCGGTGCATGCCAACTCGGCGCGCGAAGCCGTGCAAAAGCTCTGTACGCTTCCTTTGCTAGCAGGGGAGAACATTTCGTCGGCGTTTGTCGTGCCGACCGTCGCGACCGCTATCGACGTGGTCGTGCATCTGCGCAATGAGGCCTCCGGCCAGCGACGAGTGCGCGAGATCGTCGCGCTCAGCGGTCGCACCGAGGCGTCGATGGTTGAGATGACGGACATCTTCCATACCCGCGATGGTCAGCTGGTACGCGCCGACGGGTACCCGCCACATCTAGACCGATTCGAACGCGCCGGGATCGACGTACAGGCGCTGCTTTCTGACAGTTATCCGCGCTCGACCGACGGGCTTTTGCTCAGCAGCAGCGAATCGGGGCGTAAGGCACATGGGTGAGTTTCTGGGCTTGCTCGGTGGCGTGGGCCTCCTGCTTGTCATGTACAGCGCCACTCGGCGACCGGCTCGGGCCGTCCGCCGCCAGAGCGGCCTGACCGTTCGACGCAACCAGCTGCTTACGGACGCGGGTCTGGCAGGTGTGAGCAGTGCTCAGCTGTGGTTGATTCAAGGGGTGTGCGCGCTGTTCGCAGGGATCGTGATCCTGTTGCTGACGGCCGCCGTCGCGATAAGTGCGATCTTCGCTGTATTCGGGTTTTTCGTTCCGGACATGCTGGTAAGACGTCTGCATGAGAAGCGGCGCGCGGATCTACGCGAGGTGTGGCCCGAAGCCGCGGACCATCTGGCGTCTGCCGTCCGCGCCGGGTTGTCCATCCCCGAGGCGTTGTCGGCGCTGTCGACGCGTGGACCCGAACCATTGCGCGCGGCGTTCGCTCAGTTCGGTGCCGACTACCGGGCCAGCGGACGGTTCGTTGACTGCCTCGACATGCTCAAGGCGCGGCTGGCCGACCCGGTTGGCGATCGCATCTGCGAGACGTTGCGGGTGACTCGTGAGGTCGGCGGCACGGAGTTGGGCACTGTGCTGCGCACGCTCAGTCAGTTTCTGCGTGAAGATGCGCGCGTGCGCGCGGAACTCGATAGCCGAAAGCAGACGACTGTCAACGGTGCGCGGCTGGCAGTTGCCGCGCCGTGGTTAGTGCTGTTGTTGCTTGGTACCCAGTCGACCACACTCCAGGCGTACGACACGCCGCTCGGTCTTGCTGTACTCATCGGCGGCGCGGTCGTCTGCGTCCTCGCGTACCGGTTGATGGTCCGGATCGGAAGACTGCCCTCAGAGCAGCGAGTTCTGCGATGAGTCCGCTATTGATCGGCGCGATTATTGGCGCGCTGTTTGCGATTGGCCTTCTGATCATCGTATTCAGTTCCCCACCGGCGCGACCGGTCAAACTTGAGGACCGCATCGCGCCGTACCTGCGTGAGGCGCCTAAGCCATCGGCGTTGTTGGCCGGCACTCCAGCGAGTCTGCCCGGCGCCGCGCGGAGAATTCTCCTACCACGCGCACGTTCTTTGTCGAAGGTGATCGACCGGTGGGTCGGCGGTTCGGGCTCGGTCAGACGGCGACTTCGCGCGTTGGACAGCGCGCAGACAATCGAGGATTTCAGGCTCGAGCAAACTGTCTGGGCGAGCCTTGGGCTCGTGGCCGGAGCGGTCGCCGGCGTAGCGATGACATTTGTGAGCCCGAAGTTCGAACTCGTATCGGTGGTGCTGTTCGCCATTGGCGGTGCGATTGGCGGACTGTTCGGTCGAGATTGGTGGCTCAGCCGGCAGGTACGGAGTCGCGAAGAGCGGATATTGGCCGAATTCCCTGTCGTCGCAGACCTTCTGGCGTTGTCGGTGACGGCCGGGGAAGGTCCGGCGGGCGCGATAGATCGAGTGTCGAGGCTAGTCGGTGGTGAGCTGGGTCAGTCCCTGCAAGGCGCGCTCGCAAAGGTCCGCACCGGGATGCCTTTGACCGAGGCACTTGAGGAGTTCGCGAAGTTCAGCAGTCTCGAACCGCTGACCCGCTTTATCGATGGGATCGTCATCGCGCTCGAACGAGGCACGCCTCTGGCCGATGTGCTGCGGGCGCAGGCAGTCGACGTACGCGAGAACGGCAAACGGCGACTGCTCGAGTCGGGCGGACGCAAGGAGCTCGCGATGATGGTGCCGGTCGTATTTCTGCTACTTCCAACGACGGTCATTTTTGCTTTGTTTCCAGGCCTTTTCGCGATTGTCGAGCTGTCGCAATGAGATGTGACGCAATGGAATGTGGATGGTGATGTGATGATGAGAATGTATGCGGCACTCCTTGCGGCCGTCTCGGCGGTGTTCGCATGGACAAGGCAGCGGTACGGCGCCGAAACAGAGCGTGGTGACGTGCCCGCCTGGGTGATGATCGTTGTCATGACGGCCGCGCTGGTCATCGCGATCTTGATCCCGTTCCGGGAGGCGATCGTTAACGCGGTCCAAAACGCACTCGACAGTGTTACTGGCACATAAGGATTCCCGCTCGAGCTCGGCGACCAGACGCGTGTGCCGACCGCGCGGGGACTCTGGCAACGTCGCGGAGTTCAGCCTCGTCGCGGTACTGCTTGTCGCGATCTTTCTCGTCGTGCTTCAGGTCGGTATCTATATCCACGAACGCAACGTCATGGCCGCAAGTGTGCAGGCGGCCGCACGGTACGCCGCCAACGCCAACGTGACGTCACTCGCGGGCGGACAGCGCGCGACGAAGCTGATTTCTGAGGCCCTCTCCGAACAGGCAGCTAGTGGCTTGACGTGCACCGTCGACGAAGAAGTTGGTGACGGGGGATTGATCGTGGTGGTGGTGCGCTGCGTCGGGAGCATTCCCACTGTCGTCACGGCGGTTGGCAATGTGCTGCCGATTGACGTGACAGGGCGCGCGGTCAAGGAAGGCGCGCAATGACGGGCATGCGACGCCGACCGGCACGCTCCGTACGGCGCCGAATGTCAGATCTTCATCGCGGGAAGGACAGCGGCGCGGCAATCGTCGAGTTCGTGCTGTTGGTTGTCATCATCTTTGTTCCGCTGACGTACGGCGTGGCGGCGTTCTCGGCGATCCAGCGCGCGGTCTTCGCCTCGAGCGAGGCCGCCCGGCAAGCGGGGCGCGCGATCGCAACGGCGCCAGATCAAATGACGGGACTGACGCGGGCGACGTACGCCGCCTCGATGGCGCTCAACGACCAGGGTATCGACCCGACCGACTTCACGGTCTGGACGGCGCCTCGCGGGGCGTCGTGTCGCGACACGACGCAGCGCTACCAGCCGACACTTGGGCGAAGCGAGGTGTTCGTGGTGTGTGTGCGAGTGACGATCCGAGTGCCACTGGTGCCGGAGTTCATTGATACCAATACTTCGACGGGCAAATTCATCGTCGCGATGGACAGCTTCCGATGACGCCCTTCGCAACCCCGACCGGTGACCGGGGCTCGACCATTCCGCTGATGCTCGGGTTCTTCATGGTCGCCGGGCTGCTATTGACCGGTGGTATCACTGCGTCGGCGGCGTTCCTCGCGCAGCGTGACCTGCAGTCGGCATGCGATGGCGCGGCGATCGCGGGCGCCAGCGGATTTGTTCGGACGACAGGCGAGTCCACCGCGGATATCGCATTCGACGAGACGCTAGCCGGAAACGCGATTGCCCAGTACGCCGTCGACGCATGGGGGACCGATGCCGTCGACATCCAGGTAGATGTCGACGGCACGAGAGTCATCGTGACCTGCGCCCGCGTCGTACACGTGCCGTTCGAGGCGCTGTTCGCGCCGGGCGGCATTAACCGTACGGCGACCTCGTCCGCGGACGCGCCGATTATCGGCTAGTCCTTGATCGCGACGCCGCGCTGAGTCGGAGCGTCGTACGACGGTTGCTCGACGTTCGAGACGTTCGCGCCGTACGCGGATGCCAGGTGCAGCAGACAGATTGGCATGACCTGGGTCTGGTGGTCGAGCATGCTCTGCGCGACCTGCGCGTAGAGCGCCTTGCGCTCGCCGGGATCGACCGGACTCGCGGCTTTCAGCGCCAGATCGATCGTCTCCTGCGATGCGGCCTGCCCGATGTTGTACGGGTGCCCGGGCATGAAGTAGGTCATGGCCCCGTGTGGGTCGGGCGTGCCGACGTACGGCAGCGAGGCAGCCTCGACCGTCTGGTCGATGGAAAACTCCTGCGAGAGCTGGGCAGATGGCACCGACTTGACGGTGTGGAAAGTGTCAAGATTTCCGAAGAGTACGCAAGTTGTACACAATTTACAACCATTCGAGGGTCAGCGGTACTCGATTACCCCGAACGTTGAGTGGGCTTTATACGATGTTGTACACAATTTGCGGATGTGCGCGTTGGCTTCAGGACATTCTGGTGACCGGCAGGATCGCGTCCAGCGCTGTGCCTGGACGGTCGCGCTCCGTCACCGCTGAATCCCCGCACACATGTGCCCTTCCGCAGCGCCCGACGGCGAAATC
This genomic window contains:
- a CDS encoding SDR family NAD(P)-dependent oxidoreductase, with product MRVTGSRVVITGASSGIGYATARLLARRGCDLVLTGRDEHRLEALSARVNGQYVVADLASAEELCTLGNRLLAGEVPDLIVFAAGIGMAAHASAHADDAVERLLAVNLLAPMRLTRMLLPTMIRRRHGHLVFVSSIAGALGVPMESAYSASKGGLTLFADSLRGEIAGSGVGVTTVLPGVVDTEFFRNRGVPYQRRVPRPIPPMRVAKATVRAVERERGQVVTPRWLRGPIVVRALAPTTYDRLANRLSGQRPQ
- a CDS encoding DMT family transporter, which produces MEITDLAIGVPAAIAAAAAFGLAGYLQHGAARKTTDRRALRPGLLLDLLRFKQFQWSIVLSGAGFGLQVLALRFAPLSVVQPLLVTGVLFYLGFAALARHHRIDNGLVLGALMALVGLSVFLLVARPSEGTAQFHGSAALPLGLALVVVVLVCLAIASRLSDEVRALPFAVATAVFYGVTAALIRSLLATVSWSTLFTHWQLYAVIVVAPAGFLLNQNAFQVGSLGAVAVATITVGDPIVAIGAGVAWLGESLGGGPASTVIEIFALMLMAVGVAVLTRRSQHIADQIRERAEVAAPPKEAESCG
- a CDS encoding wax ester/triacylglycerol synthase domain-containing protein → MVDAPHDASTADRAATSNQGARQSRTSYADPTASPPHNPRRVLVLSADIGGGHNATADAIEEAVRRRWRGSEIKRLDTLDVMGRGIGRLFRRIYVSNVETTPWLYEFFYASLWRHRWFAHASKRFTGSWAGRRLIGPINEFDPDLIISTYPFGSAGVAWLRRHRALTVPAAAYVSDFAPHPFWAYHELDANFVMHEGAEAVARAAEPGSSAAVCAPPVTAAFHPGEATTARAAIGARPDAFVVVVACGSLAFGDTTETVRAVLDASLEVQVIALCGRNEPTLAVLQDLALPAERLLALGWVEDMPPVYQAADLVITNAGGATALEALATGVPVLMYSPIAAHGIANAELMVVAGLADLVITQQQLTAYVRSVLSHPYRLDDLRLKASVHVETHSLDETLDAIAAPAAHQAATQQPTSRRPWPMRPSDAFFAYAGNSGTDQVLGAVLELDPLPTGQSPTLEEVRRAMAARVSLPPLRRLLVRDPRPGWRRADRVDVAQHIDELVMSAAVSDAEMADAIGEFWSTPLPDDRPAWRMRLFHGQSDGRSVLAVQEHHCQGDGISALGLLDRLLDADPDDPLRERRPARAAGKSGQGGARLLVRGIWSLATRGRPPRHPLNALPTGAGRTLVRVAFPAADLRRVARAHGASSQEAIVGIAADALGRVLRERELVDDTKPLRAMVPIAMRLPKLDRLFGNWTGTVTIDLPIDAMPTGQRIAAVQAQLRDRIRRGEPQGAEAVMRVAGHLGQPVHRLFARTVYNRRFLSTIVSFMPAWPGPRWCAGARVAATYPVVPLTDGVPVTIGAIVADQVTGVALLLDRTLEIAPDSAKRALEAAIADAQRSAG
- the cysK gene encoding cysteine synthase A, whose product is MPVYESLTEVVGRTPLLALNRLAPENPARLLAKLEFYNPLSSIKDRTGLSIVRAAEADGRLKPGGTIVEATSGNTGIALAWIGAALGYRVVLVLPDDMSNERLLLLRALGAEVEFTPGADGMAGANQRAGEIIEADPTAFLSGQGGNPANPAIHEATTGPEIWADTDGKVDVIVAATGTGGSLSGTGRFLRTKNPDVKVIGVEPDEAPVLNGGEWQPHKIQGITGGNGVPPTTDMELIDEVVRIPEDTAIEVAREAMRVEGLMVGISSGAVLEAMRRLGQRPELKSKTIVGILADTGERYLSTELFDHVRS
- a CDS encoding CpaF family protein, whose amino-acid sequence is MAFQTVDELVDSEVRELIRRRGVDPLTEPVRVRELIDEVLSDYADRALSSPLPPLADPLSLAKRVHDGVAGFGPLQVLLDDPEVEEVWINQPNRVFAARRGVSELTTVVLTQPQLEQLVERMLRTSGRRLDLSAPFVDALMPDGSRLHVVIPDVTRRHMAVNIRKFVVRAHHLRELVALGTMTRQAAAFLEAAMVAGLNVIVAGGTQAGKTTLLNCLCASIPARERVITVEEVFELRIPLPDVISMQTRQASLEGTGEISLRRLVKEALRMRPSRIIVGEVRQDEALDMLIALNSGVPGAGSVHANSAREAVQKLCTLPLLAGENISSAFVVPTVATAIDVVVHLRNEASGQRRVREIVALSGRTEASMVEMTDIFHTRDGQLVRADGYPPHLDRFERAGIDVQALLSDSYPRSTDGLLLSSSESGRKAHG
- a CDS encoding type II secretion system F family protein, translated to MGEFLGLLGGVGLLLVMYSATRRPARAVRRQSGLTVRRNQLLTDAGLAGVSSAQLWLIQGVCALFAGIVILLLTAAVAISAIFAVFGFFVPDMLVRRLHEKRRADLREVWPEAADHLASAVRAGLSIPEALSALSTRGPEPLRAAFAQFGADYRASGRFVDCLDMLKARLADPVGDRICETLRVTREVGGTELGTVLRTLSQFLREDARVRAELDSRKQTTVNGARLAVAAPWLVLLLLGTQSTTLQAYDTPLGLAVLIGGAVVCVLAYRLMVRIGRLPSEQRVLR
- a CDS encoding type II secretion system F family protein, coding for MSPLLIGAIIGALFAIGLLIIVFSSPPARPVKLEDRIAPYLREAPKPSALLAGTPASLPGAARRILLPRARSLSKVIDRWVGGSGSVRRRLRALDSAQTIEDFRLEQTVWASLGLVAGAVAGVAMTFVSPKFELVSVVLFAIGGAIGGLFGRDWWLSRQVRSREERILAEFPVVADLLALSVTAGEGPAGAIDRVSRLVGGELGQSLQGALAKVRTGMPLTEALEEFAKFSSLEPLTRFIDGIVIALERGTPLADVLRAQAVDVRENGKRRLLESGGRKELAMMVPVVFLLLPTTVIFALFPGLFAIVELSQ
- a CDS encoding TadE/TadG family type IV pilus assembly protein, with protein sequence MCRPRGDSGNVAEFSLVAVLLVAIFLVVLQVGIYIHERNVMAASVQAAARYAANANVTSLAGGQRATKLISEALSEQAASGLTCTVDEEVGDGGLIVVVVRCVGSIPTVVTAVGNVLPIDVTGRAVKEGAQ
- a CDS encoding pilus assembly protein TadG-related protein, with the protein product MTPFATPTGDRGSTIPLMLGFFMVAGLLLTGGITASAAFLAQRDLQSACDGAAIAGASGFVRTTGESTADIAFDETLAGNAIAQYAVDAWGTDAVDIQVDVDGTRVIVTCARVVHVPFEALFAPGGINRTATSSADAPIIG